The genomic region GAACAGGGAACCCGGGTTGTCGCGGTGCACGCCGGGTTCATCGACACCGACATGGTCAGCGACATCACCGCACCCAAGATCACGCCGATGGATGTCGTTTCCCAAGTGTTGCAAGCGATTCAGAACGGTGATGACGAGGTGCTCGCGGACGACCGGACTCGTTCGGTGAAGGCCGCACTGGCCTTTTGAGACAGTCGCGCGGCACACCGGTGCCGATCCGGGAACTAGGGGTTCCCCCTGAGCGCGCGGCGTACGTTTTCGCCGCATCCGAATCCGTCGCGGGAGCGTCTGCACGCTCGCATCCGCCTGGGGCGCTTAGGGGAACAGAGATGCTCAACCGACGAGGTGTGCTCGCAGCGGGCGGGATCGCGGCCGGCGTGCTCGGCGTACCACAGCTGCTCGCGCCGGCCGAAGGCCACGAGGACTCCACGCACGACGTACATCCGGCGGCGTTCCAGGAGTCGAAGACGTTCACCGGCACGAAGCCGGAGATCGTGCCGTGGACCCGCCCGATGCCCGTGCCGCCCGTGCTCAAGCCGCTCGTGTCCACACCAAGACAGGAGATCTACCAGCTCACGATCGACAAGACGACCGCCGAGATCCTGCCCGGCCTGCAGTCACCGGTGCTGGGGTACGGCGGTCAGTTCGTCGGCCCCACGATCAGGGCCAAGACCGGGCGCAAGACGCTCATCATGTTCCAGAACAGGCTCGACGAGCCCGCCAACGTCCACCTGCACGGCGGCCACGTCGCGCCCGAGCACGACGGCCACCCCAGGGACCTCATCGAACCCGGCCGCACGCGCCTGTACCTGTACCCGAACACCCAGCAGGGCGCGACGCTCTGGTACCACGACCACAGCCACGGCACCGAGGCCGCCCACACCTACCTGGGACTGCACGGCGCCTACGTGGTCGAGGACGACTCCGAGCGCGGCCTGAACCTGCCGACCGGCGCCTACGACGTCCCGATCCTGTTGCGCGACATCCAGTTCGACGACAGCGGCAACATCGTCGTGTTCGACGACCCGGCCAAGCGCACCGTCGTGCTGGCCAACGGCGTCCCGCAGCCCTACTTCGAGGTGGCGGCCCGCAAGTACCGCTTCCGCCTGGTCAACTCCGCCAACCAGCGCGTGTTCCACCTGAGGCTCGCCGGCACGCCGTTCACCCGGATCGGCTCCGACGGCGGCCTGCTCGCCT from Lentzea guizhouensis harbors:
- a CDS encoding multicopper oxidase family protein, which produces MLNRRGVLAAGGIAAGVLGVPQLLAPAEGHEDSTHDVHPAAFQESKTFTGTKPEIVPWTRPMPVPPVLKPLVSTPRQEIYQLTIDKTTAEILPGLQSPVLGYGGQFVGPTIRAKTGRKTLIMFQNRLDEPANVHLHGGHVAPEHDGHPRDLIEPGRTRLYLYPNTQQGATLWYHDHSHGTEAAHTYLGLHGAYVVEDDSERGLNLPTGAYDVPILLRDIQFDDSGNIVVFDDPAKRTVVLANGVPQPYFEVAARKYRFRLVNSANQRVFHLRLAGTPFTRIGSDGGLLASTTEVEEMVLSSAERSDIVIDFAKYPIGTRIVLTDSVAGEILRFDVVRRASDSSRVPAVLRPLPAMPYSTVDREVDLFYVFKPNDRPDGVINGKVFDMDRVDFTIKRGATETWLIKSSDPAGVKHNFHMHLVQFRVLERNGGAPLPSDLGLKDTIPITAGETVKVQATFTGHTGRYVYHCHFLEHSWIGMMAQMEIVP